The DNA region CTCGACGACCGCTACCGCGGCATCAAGGGCGGCCGTCGGGTGGTGTTCGTCAACCCCACCGACATCGAGGCGCTGGGCCTGCGCGACGGCGACCGCGTCGACCTGGTGTCGGAGTGGCGCGGCGAGGACGGCGAACTGCAGGAGCGGTACGCCAAGGATTTCCTGGTGGTGGCGTATTCCACCCCGGTCGGCAACGCGGCGGCCTACTACCCGGAGACCAATCCGCTGGTACCGCTGGACCACACCGCGGCCAGGTCGAACACGCCGGTGTCGAAGGCCGTGGTGATCCGGTTGGAGCCGGCGGCGCGCAGGTAGCGGCGCCCTACCGGCGAGTAGGTTTCCGGTAGCCGGGTCCGGTCGGGCGATCGAACGGCCCGCGATTAAGATCGTTTCTTATGACCAGTGTTACTGAGCACCCCGGTGAGTCAGCCGTAGAGGCGCAAGCCGACCATGTCGTCGACATCCACACCACCGCGGGCAAGCTCGCCGACCTGAAGCGTCGGGCCGAGGAAACCCTGCACCCGGTCGGCGAGGCCGCCGTGGAGAAGGTGCATGCCAAGGGCAAGCTGACCGCTCGGGAACGGGTCTACGCGCTGCTCGACGAGGGTTCGTTCGTCGAACTCGACGCACTGGCCAAGCACCGCAGCACCAACTTCGGCCTGGCCGACAAGCGTCCGCTGGGCGACGGTGTGGTGACCGGCTACGGCACCATCGACGGCCGCGAGGTCTGCATCTTCAGCCAGGACGCCACCGTGTTCGGCGGCAGCCTCGGCGAGGTCTACGGCGAGAAGATCGTCAAGGTTCAGGAACTGGCCATGAAGACCGGCCGGCCGCTGATCGGGATCAACGACGGCGCCGGTGCCCGCATCCAGGAGGGCGTGGTCTCGCTGGGCCTGTACAGCAAGATCTTCCACAACAACATCCTGGCCTCCGGGGTGATCCCGCAGATCTCGCTGATCATGGGTGCCGCCGCCGGCGGGCACGTCTACTCCCCCGCGCTTACCGACTTCATCGTGATGGTCGACCAGACCTCCCAGATGTTCATCACCGGCCCGGACGTGATCAAGACCGTCACCGGCGAGGAGGTCACCCAGGAGGAACTGGGCGGGGCGCATACCCACATGGGCAAGTCCGGCACCGCGCACTACGTCGCCTCCGGTGAGCAGGACGCGCTGGACTACGTCCGCGACCTGCTGAGTTACCTGCCCCCCAACAACTACGCCGACCCGCCGCACTTCCCGGTGGCCGCGCCCGAGGGTTCCATCGAGGACAATCTCACGCCCGAGGACCTCGAACTCGACACGCTGATCCCGGACTCGCCGAACCAGCCCTACGACATGCACGAGGTCATCACCCGGATCCTCGACGACGACGAGTTCCTGGAAGTGCAGGCCGGCTACGCCCAGAACATCATCGTCGGCTTCGGCCGGATCGAGGGCCGCACCGTCGGGATCGTGGCCAACCAGCCGACCCAGTTCGCCGGTTGCCTGGACATCAACGCCTCGGAGAAGGCCGCCCGGTTCATCCGGACCTGCGACTGCTTCAACATCCCGATCGTGCTGCTGGTCGACGTGCCCGGCTTCCTGCCCGGCACCGAGCAGGAGTACAACGGCATCATCCGGCGCGGCGCCAAGCTGCTCTACGCCTACGGTGAGGCCACCGTCGCCAAGATCACCGTGATCACCCGTAAGGCCTACGGCGGCGCGTACTGCGTGATGGGCTCCAAGGAGATGGGCGCCGACGTCAACGTGGCGTGGCCGACCGCCCAGATCGCGGTGATGGGCGCCTCCGGCGCGGTCGGGTTCGTCTACCGTTCCCAGCTCAACGAGGCCGCGAAGAACGGCGACGACGTCGACGCGCTGCGCCTGCAGCTGCAGCAGGAGTACGAG from Mycolicibacter sp. MU0083 includes:
- a CDS encoding acyl-CoA carboxylase subunit beta, whose product is MTSVTEHPGESAVEAQADHVVDIHTTAGKLADLKRRAEETLHPVGEAAVEKVHAKGKLTARERVYALLDEGSFVELDALAKHRSTNFGLADKRPLGDGVVTGYGTIDGREVCIFSQDATVFGGSLGEVYGEKIVKVQELAMKTGRPLIGINDGAGARIQEGVVSLGLYSKIFHNNILASGVIPQISLIMGAAAGGHVYSPALTDFIVMVDQTSQMFITGPDVIKTVTGEEVTQEELGGAHTHMGKSGTAHYVASGEQDALDYVRDLLSYLPPNNYADPPHFPVAAPEGSIEDNLTPEDLELDTLIPDSPNQPYDMHEVITRILDDDEFLEVQAGYAQNIIVGFGRIEGRTVGIVANQPTQFAGCLDINASEKAARFIRTCDCFNIPIVLLVDVPGFLPGTEQEYNGIIRRGAKLLYAYGEATVAKITVITRKAYGGAYCVMGSKEMGADVNVAWPTAQIAVMGASGAVGFVYRSQLNEAAKNGDDVDALRLQLQQEYEDTLVNPYVAAERGYVDAVIPPSHTRGYIATSLRLLERKIVQPLPKKHGNIPL